One genomic segment of Novisyntrophococcus fermenticellae includes these proteins:
- a CDS encoding RrF2 family transcriptional regulator produces the protein MKLQNTTDYGIRVMCILYNKNSLTIAAEIADELCISYGYLLKVLGCLKEGGMIEAVHGRLGGYRIAENMRNATLYDIIQVMEGKIKLNTCLNDENYCSQETKKKCSVHAVLESTQKKLASTLNEVTLSQLAGAAGN, from the coding sequence ATGAAATTGCAAAACACAACAGATTATGGCATTCGTGTCATGTGTATCCTTTATAACAAAAATTCATTGACAATAGCTGCTGAAATTGCGGACGAGCTCTGTATTTCATACGGATATCTGCTCAAGGTGCTGGGATGCTTAAAAGAGGGAGGTATGATTGAAGCCGTACATGGGCGTCTGGGAGGCTACCGGATTGCTGAGAACATGCGGAATGCTACCCTCTATGATATTATCCAGGTGATGGAAGGCAAGATTAAGCTAAACACCTGTCTGAATGATGAAAATTACTGCAGCCAGGAGACAAAAAAGAAATGTTCTGTTCATGCTGTATTGGAATCCACACAGAAGAAACTGGCCAGTACGCTGAATGAGGTGACACTGTCCCAGCTGGCCGGAGCCGCTGGAAATTAA
- a CDS encoding SLOG family protein, which translates to MEKTAAFIGPRVQKFQFGSDEKHPDCIQIKKDLQETVISLYQNTGTYQFLCGTSFGFEIWAAEILVGLKEEYLEMELHCIEPYAGHTENWSIPRKERYAYILQNATGMYQLGVDKHYVSCYKEQKEFLIEHADTIISVSGRHIKPGGGSAQIINLAREKGKRTIFVT; encoded by the coding sequence GTGGAAAAGACAGCAGCATTTATCGGTCCAAGGGTTCAGAAGTTTCAGTTTGGAAGTGATGAGAAGCATCCGGATTGTATCCAGATAAAAAAAGACTTACAGGAAACGGTAATCTCACTCTATCAAAATACGGGTACCTATCAGTTTCTTTGTGGTACCAGCTTTGGCTTTGAAATTTGGGCCGCAGAAATTCTGGTGGGTCTTAAGGAAGAATACCTTGAGATGGAACTCCACTGTATTGAGCCATATGCAGGTCATACAGAGAACTGGAGCATCCCGAGAAAAGAGCGGTATGCATATATTTTACAGAATGCGACCGGTATGTACCAACTTGGCGTTGATAAGCACTATGTTTCCTGCTATAAGGAACAAAAGGAATTTCTTATTGAACATGCGGATACGATCATTTCTGTATCGGGGCGGCATATCAAGCCAGGAGGAGGATCGGCACAGATTATCAATTTGGCCAGGGAAAAGGGAAAACGTACCATCTTTGTTACATAA
- a CDS encoding LytR/AlgR family response regulator transcription factor → MITVFLCDDDSETVEKYSKLIKQIADKYQIEISLSAFYSGESLVFHLSDNSCLPDIIYLDILMENLDGMEVARKLRDLGCKAEIIFLSTSEEYVFDAFDVHPLHYLRKYETSNEKFEEIFLRAVKLSSVTTSDKFIYTTISGRKVIPLKDISHFVIWKGVITVHYGKGEKFEYWSTLKELSKQLQGKGFVRMHRSYIVNLQYISEFRRREVILKTGKIIPIGVTYEENAKKAFRNYVELNSTFF, encoded by the coding sequence TTGATAACAGTATTCCTGTGTGACGATGATAGTGAAACTGTAGAAAAATATAGCAAGCTGATTAAGCAAATTGCCGATAAGTATCAGATTGAGATTTCTCTTTCCGCCTTCTACAGTGGCGAATCCCTGGTTTTTCATTTATCGGATAACTCATGTTTACCTGATATTATTTATCTTGATATATTGATGGAAAATCTGGATGGCATGGAAGTTGCCAGAAAACTGAGAGATCTCGGATGCAAAGCTGAAATTATCTTCTTAAGCACCAGTGAGGAGTATGTGTTTGATGCATTCGATGTGCATCCTCTGCATTATCTTCGAAAATACGAGACAAGCAACGAGAAATTTGAAGAGATTTTTTTGCGTGCTGTAAAGTTGTCTTCCGTAACAACATCGGATAAATTCATATACACAACAATTTCAGGACGTAAGGTCATACCGCTTAAGGATATTTCTCATTTTGTAATCTGGAAGGGGGTCATAACCGTACACTATGGCAAAGGAGAAAAATTTGAATACTGGAGCACATTGAAAGAGCTGAGCAAACAGCTGCAGGGAAAAGGGTTTGTTCGCATGCACCGTTCTTATATCGTTAACCTCCAGTATATTTCAGAATTCAGACGCCGTGAAGTGATACTTAAGACAGGAAAAATAATTCCCATAGGGGTCACCTATGAGGAAAATGCCAAAAAAGCTTTTCGAAACTACGTTGAACTCAACAGTACATTCTTTTAG
- a CDS encoding 4Fe-4S dicluster domain-containing protein, which yields MAARTVSARDEKRVKGMGFLNNKGTDNFSGRVITVNGKITAKQLQVISEAAEKFGNGVVTFTTRLTVEVQGIPYEKIEDFQAYIGKAGMVTGGTGSKVRPVVSCKGTTCRFGLIDTFALSEEIHHRFYEGYHDVKLPHKFKIAVGGCPNNCVKPDLNDVGIIGQRIPDFEKDLCKGCKKCLVEEVCPVNAASVVDGVLEINEERCIHCGRCVGSCRFDSIKTGKQGYKIYIGGRWGKQVSKGRELSRVFFDKEEALSAIEKVILFYCEQGIEGERFAQTISRLGFENVETQIFSDDILTRKEKIIAD from the coding sequence ATGGCTGCACGAACAGTAAGCGCCCGGGACGAAAAGCGCGTGAAGGGAATGGGATTTTTAAACAACAAAGGAACCGACAATTTCTCCGGACGTGTAATTACGGTTAATGGGAAAATTACGGCAAAACAATTACAGGTTATCAGTGAGGCCGCCGAGAAATTTGGCAATGGTGTTGTCACATTTACCACCCGTCTGACGGTGGAGGTGCAAGGAATCCCTTATGAGAAGATTGAAGACTTCCAGGCATATATCGGAAAAGCAGGCATGGTCACGGGCGGTACCGGCTCTAAGGTACGTCCGGTGGTAAGCTGTAAGGGAACCACCTGCCGTTTTGGACTGATTGATACGTTTGCACTTTCTGAAGAAATCCATCATCGGTTCTATGAAGGCTACCATGATGTAAAGCTTCCCCATAAGTTTAAGATTGCGGTGGGAGGGTGTCCCAATAATTGTGTAAAACCGGATTTGAACGATGTGGGAATCATCGGACAACGAATCCCGGATTTTGAAAAAGATTTATGTAAAGGCTGTAAAAAGTGTCTTGTTGAGGAAGTCTGTCCTGTGAATGCTGCCAGTGTTGTGGATGGGGTTCTGGAAATCAATGAAGAGAGATGTATTCACTGTGGCCGCTGTGTAGGCAGCTGCCGTTTTGATTCCATCAAAACAGGGAAGCAAGGATATAAAATCTATATTGGCGGCCGCTGGGGTAAACAGGTTTCCAAAGGACGTGAATTATCCAGAGTATTTTTTGATAAGGAAGAGGCACTCAGCGCGATTGAGAAGGTGATACTTTTCTACTGTGAGCAGGGAATAGAAGGTGAGCGCTTCGCACAGACAATCAGCCGGCTGGGATTTGAGAATGTAGAGACACAAATCTTTTCTGATGATATTTTAACCAGAAAAGAAAAGATTATTGCGGATTAA
- the hemL gene encoding glutamate-1-semialdehyde 2,1-aminomutase, translated as MKTRSERLFQEAVNYIPGGVNSPVRAYRAVGMTPRFMQGATGPYIFDVDGSKYIDYICSWGPMILGHNNQEVLKRVIEACEYGLSLGTATEIEVKIAKFICTNIPHVEMIRMVNSGTEAVMSAVRVARGFTGRDKIIKFAGCYHGHSDAMLVSAGSGVMTAGVPDSLGVTRGATADTLTAAYNDLKSVEELLEANKGQVAAIIVEPVAANMGVVLPKPEFLEGLRKLCDESGALLIFDEVITGFRLAFGGAAEYYQVKPDLVTYGKIIGGGMPVGAYGGRKDVMCMVAPAGKVYQAGTLSGNPVAMAAGMTQLTLLHANKDKYKELDRLGVKLYGTMEELLYQYDKPWHMNYIGSLGSLFFTPETVTDYMTAKTADTEAFSRYFAYMLNHGVHLASSQFEAMFLSCMHTDEIIDETLNIFENYLKNQGTDK; from the coding sequence ATGAAAACACGATCGGAACGTCTGTTTCAGGAAGCAGTGAACTATATTCCCGGAGGAGTGAACTCACCGGTCCGGGCCTACCGGGCTGTGGGGATGACCCCAAGATTTATGCAGGGTGCTACGGGACCCTATATCTTTGATGTGGATGGCAGCAAATATATCGATTATATATGCTCCTGGGGTCCTATGATTTTGGGGCATAATAATCAGGAAGTGCTGAAACGTGTAATAGAGGCATGTGAATATGGACTAAGCCTCGGCACAGCCACTGAGATTGAGGTAAAGATTGCAAAGTTTATCTGCACCAATATTCCCCATGTGGAGATGATCCGAATGGTAAATTCCGGTACGGAAGCTGTGATGAGTGCGGTACGGGTTGCCAGAGGATTTACCGGAAGGGATAAGATTATAAAATTTGCCGGCTGTTACCATGGGCACAGCGATGCCATGCTGGTGAGTGCGGGATCGGGGGTTATGACAGCAGGAGTTCCGGACAGTCTGGGCGTGACCCGTGGTGCAACGGCGGATACACTTACTGCAGCGTATAATGACCTGAAAAGCGTGGAGGAACTTTTGGAAGCCAATAAAGGCCAGGTGGCCGCTATTATCGTAGAACCCGTCGCAGCCAATATGGGTGTGGTACTCCCGAAGCCGGAATTTTTAGAAGGACTTAGAAAGTTATGTGATGAATCCGGTGCCCTTCTGATTTTTGACGAGGTAATCACAGGATTTCGCCTGGCGTTCGGCGGAGCCGCAGAATACTACCAGGTCAAACCGGATCTTGTGACCTATGGAAAAATTATCGGAGGAGGTATGCCGGTAGGCGCCTATGGCGGCAGAAAAGATGTGATGTGTATGGTTGCACCTGCAGGAAAAGTCTATCAGGCGGGAACCTTGAGCGGAAATCCGGTTGCGATGGCAGCCGGTATGACACAGCTTACACTTTTACATGCCAATAAGGATAAATATAAGGAGCTGGATCGCCTTGGTGTTAAGCTTTATGGAACGATGGAAGAACTTTTGTATCAGTATGATAAACCCTGGCATATGAACTATATTGGTTCTCTGGGCAGCCTGTTCTTTACTCCGGAGACAGTAACGGATTATATGACCGCAAAAACCGCAGATACAGAGGCATTTTCAAGGTATTTCGCTTATATGCTGAATCATGGTGTACATCTGGCCTCTTCACAATTCGAGGCCATGTTCCTGTCCTGTATGCACACAGATGAAATCATAGATGAAACGCTGAATATATTCGAAAACTATTTGAAAAATCAGGGAACAGATAAATAA
- the hemB gene encoding porphobilinogen synthase, producing the protein MDQIVRPRRLRGGETIRKMVRETRMDKSSLIYPMFVIDGVNIEEEIPSMEGQYRYSVDRMCCELERLVEAGVGSVMLFGIPAEKDETGSQAYAKDGIVQRALREAKARFPELYYITDVCMCEYTSHGHCGILKGHDVENDQTLAYLSRIALSHVEAGADMVAPSDMMDGRVQAIRRELDGSGFKEIPIMSYAVKYASAFYGPFRDAAGSAPAFGDRKSYQMDFHNSREGIREALLDVKEGADIIMVKPALSYLDMVTKVRDHVQVPVAAYSVSGEYAMVKAAAAKGWIEEERIMCEMAVSTYRAGAGIYLTYYAKELAKCMDEGKIG; encoded by the coding sequence ATGGATCAAATCGTGAGACCACGCCGCCTGCGTGGTGGAGAAACCATCCGGAAGATGGTAAGAGAGACAAGAATGGACAAGTCTTCACTGATTTATCCTATGTTTGTAATAGATGGAGTTAATATTGAAGAAGAGATTCCTTCTATGGAAGGTCAGTACCGCTACAGCGTTGACCGGATGTGCTGCGAACTGGAACGGCTGGTGGAAGCAGGGGTGGGCAGTGTTATGCTGTTCGGTATTCCGGCTGAAAAGGATGAGACGGGTAGTCAGGCATATGCAAAAGACGGTATCGTACAGAGAGCACTTCGTGAGGCGAAAGCCAGATTTCCCGAACTATATTATATTACAGATGTCTGTATGTGTGAATATACCTCCCACGGACATTGTGGAATATTGAAGGGGCATGATGTGGAAAATGATCAGACGCTTGCGTATTTAAGCAGGATTGCCCTGTCCCATGTGGAAGCAGGGGCAGATATGGTGGCACCTTCCGATATGATGGATGGGCGGGTACAGGCAATCCGCCGGGAATTGGATGGCAGCGGATTCAAAGAGATTCCAATCATGTCATATGCGGTCAAATATGCATCTGCATTTTACGGCCCCTTTCGGGATGCTGCAGGTTCCGCCCCCGCCTTCGGGGATCGTAAAAGCTATCAGATGGACTTCCACAACAGTAGAGAGGGCATCAGGGAAGCTCTTCTGGATGTGAAGGAAGGTGCCGATATCATTATGGTAAAGCCGGCACTATCTTATCTGGATATGGTTACAAAAGTACGGGATCATGTACAGGTACCGGTTGCTGCGTACAGCGTCAGCGGAGAGTATGCCATGGTAAAAGCAGCTGCCGCAAAAGGCTGGATAGAAGAAGAACGAATCATGTGTGAGATGGCGGTTTCCACATACCGTGCCGGTGCCGGGATTTATCTGACCTATTATGCAAAAGAGCTGGCAAAATGTATGGATGAAGGAAAAATCGGGTGA
- the cobA gene encoding uroporphyrinogen-III C-methyltransferase: MNTGKVWLVGAGPGDAGLLTRKAEKVLKQAEVVVYDRLVGDGVLAMIPKTARTIDVGKNAGNHTKKQEEINQILLEEAGKGYRVVRLKGGDPFLFGRGGEELELLVQQGIPFEVVPGVTSPIAVPAYNGIPVTHRDFCSSLHIITGHKKAGDDYDIDFEALVRTKGTLVFLMGVSALADICQSLTEAGMEPGMPAAVLQQGTTAGQKRIVATVSTLPDEVERQGIETPAIIVVGKVCTLAKEFEWYEKLPLSGFKVVITRPKDLNSQSAEKLRRKGAEVLELPAIETKVIEENKKLENCLKNLDDYQWIAFTSPTGVRIFFEQMQIFHCDIRNLMGCKFAAVGKGTCNVLQQHGIYADLVPEIYDGASLGMALAENCSPKDRILLPRACGGNMQILEEIRKGPDLVVDDVPTYTTIYERAEYLDEQKLFEKGKIDCAVFTSAGAVKGFAEATKGLDYSLVTAACIGKQTKAAADICGMKTYMAKEATMDSLVDLVIEMKEKKVQEQERK, from the coding sequence ATGAACACAGGTAAGGTCTGGCTGGTTGGTGCAGGTCCCGGGGATGCGGGTCTCCTGACCAGAAAAGCAGAAAAAGTACTGAAACAGGCAGAAGTGGTGGTATATGACAGGCTGGTTGGTGACGGGGTGCTTGCTATGATCCCAAAGACTGCCAGAACCATAGATGTTGGTAAAAATGCAGGAAATCATACGAAAAAGCAGGAGGAAATTAATCAGATTCTTCTGGAAGAAGCCGGAAAAGGATACCGGGTCGTCCGGCTGAAGGGTGGAGATCCCTTTCTTTTCGGAAGAGGAGGAGAGGAGCTGGAGCTTCTTGTGCAGCAGGGGATTCCCTTTGAGGTCGTTCCGGGGGTAACCTCTCCGATTGCTGTGCCTGCATACAATGGAATACCGGTGACCCACAGGGATTTTTGTTCCTCTCTGCACATTATCACCGGACATAAAAAAGCCGGAGATGACTACGATATTGATTTTGAAGCACTCGTGAGGACAAAGGGAACACTGGTATTTCTGATGGGAGTTTCGGCACTTGCGGATATCTGCCAAAGTCTGACTGAAGCAGGGATGGAGCCTGGAATGCCGGCGGCTGTCTTGCAGCAGGGAACCACTGCCGGGCAAAAGCGGATTGTTGCTACAGTTTCTACCCTGCCCGATGAGGTGGAGCGCCAGGGGATTGAGACTCCTGCAATCATTGTGGTGGGAAAGGTCTGTACCCTTGCCAAAGAGTTTGAATGGTATGAAAAACTTCCATTGTCCGGATTTAAAGTAGTGATTACCCGTCCCAAAGATCTGAATTCCCAATCTGCCGAAAAATTACGCCGGAAGGGTGCAGAGGTATTGGAACTTCCGGCCATAGAGACAAAAGTTATTGAAGAGAATAAAAAGCTGGAAAATTGCCTGAAAAATCTGGATGATTATCAGTGGATTGCATTCACAAGTCCGACAGGTGTTCGCATCTTCTTTGAACAGATGCAGATATTTCACTGCGATATCAGGAATTTGATGGGATGTAAGTTTGCAGCGGTGGGGAAAGGTACTTGTAATGTTCTGCAGCAACATGGGATTTATGCCGACTTGGTTCCGGAGATTTATGATGGGGCCTCCCTTGGCATGGCACTCGCAGAGAACTGTTCCCCGAAAGACAGAATTTTACTTCCGAGGGCCTGTGGCGGAAACATGCAGATACTTGAGGAAATCAGAAAAGGGCCGGATCTTGTGGTAGACGATGTGCCGACCTATACCACGATTTACGAACGGGCAGAATATCTCGATGAGCAGAAGCTGTTTGAGAAGGGTAAGATTGACTGTGCAGTATTCACCAGCGCAGGGGCGGTAAAAGGGTTTGCAGAAGCCACCAAAGGATTGGACTACAGCCTGGTGACGGCTGCCTGTATCGGAAAGCAGACAAAAGCAGCAGCAGATATCTGTGGCATGAAAACCTATATGGCAAAAGAGGCCACGATGGACAGCCTGGTGGACCTGGTGATTGAGATGAAAGAAAAAAAGGTGCAGGAGCAGGAAAGGAAGTAA
- the hemC gene encoding hydroxymethylbilane synthase, which yields MMRIIIGTRESLLALIQSEIIKEYIETQRQDAEVTLLKMKTTGDKILDRTLDKVGGKGLFVKELDRALLEKRSDLSVHSLKDLPMEVSEELPVLAYSKREDPRDVLVLPKGASELDFSKAIGSSSKRRVLQLKKLYPEAEFASVRGNIQTRLKKLDSGEYSGLILAAAGLKRLGLESRISRYFEPEEVIPSAGQGILAVQGRAGEDYEYLNGYSDEGSTYAAICERAFVRELDGGCSSPIAAFARIQDGQISLTGLYCEEDSDIFRKGEKRGPVGEAKSLGVALAQELKRGSGL from the coding sequence ATGATGCGGATTATAATCGGAACCAGGGAGAGCCTTCTGGCACTGATACAAAGTGAGATTATAAAGGAATATATCGAAACGCAGCGGCAGGATGCCGAAGTTACACTTTTGAAGATGAAGACAACAGGAGATAAGATTCTGGATCGTACACTGGATAAAGTGGGAGGCAAGGGGCTGTTTGTGAAAGAGCTGGACAGGGCACTTCTGGAAAAAAGAAGTGATTTGTCTGTACATAGTTTAAAGGATCTGCCAATGGAGGTAAGCGAAGAACTTCCGGTTCTGGCTTATTCGAAAAGAGAAGATCCAAGAGATGTACTGGTGCTTCCCAAAGGAGCTTCAGAATTGGACTTTTCGAAGGCAATAGGTTCTTCCAGCAAGAGACGTGTATTACAGTTGAAGAAACTGTATCCGGAAGCTGAATTTGCCAGCGTACGCGGAAATATCCAGACCAGACTTAAAAAGCTGGATTCAGGTGAATACAGTGGCCTGATTCTGGCCGCAGCAGGATTAAAGCGGTTGGGATTGGAAAGCCGGATCAGCCGGTATTTTGAACCGGAAGAGGTTATCCCTTCCGCAGGACAGGGGATTCTGGCCGTTCAGGGACGGGCAGGAGAGGATTATGAGTATCTGAATGGCTATTCTGATGAGGGGAGCACTTATGCGGCAATTTGCGAGCGGGCTTTTGTACGGGAATTAGACGGAGGATGTTCCTCACCGATTGCTGCATTTGCCAGAATACAGGATGGGCAGATCAGTCTGACGGGATTATACTGTGAAGAGGATTCAGATATCTTCCGTAAGGGTGAGAAGCGTGGTCCGGTGGGAGAAGCAAAAAGCCTGGGGGTTGCCTTGGCACAAGAGTTGAAGAGAGGTAGTGGGCTATGA
- a CDS encoding precorrin-2 dehydrogenase/sirohydrochlorin ferrochelatase family protein, giving the protein MMNKHGYFPLFLDISDKRILVVGAGAIALRRIKTLLLFTDKIEVAAKAIHPEITMLSEAHRLQFVGNRYEDGMLEGVFMVLACTDDRELNSRICSRAHEQGILANNCSSREACDFFFPSVIRQEELVIGINAGGNDHKKVKETRKKIEQIMGGNDADYNRNQGEPSGTDTK; this is encoded by the coding sequence ATGATGAATAAACATGGATACTTTCCGTTGTTCCTGGACATCAGTGATAAGAGAATCCTGGTGGTGGGAGCAGGAGCCATCGCTCTTAGAAGAATTAAAACATTGCTTCTTTTCACAGATAAAATAGAAGTGGCGGCCAAGGCAATTCACCCTGAAATTACAATGCTGTCAGAAGCACATAGGCTTCAATTTGTGGGAAACAGATATGAAGATGGAATGCTGGAGGGGGTCTTTATGGTTCTGGCCTGTACAGATGACAGGGAACTGAACAGCCGCATCTGTTCCAGGGCACATGAACAGGGGATTCTGGCTAATAATTGCAGCAGCAGGGAAGCGTGTGATTTCTTCTTCCCCTCGGTGATCAGGCAGGAAGAACTGGTAATCGGCATCAATGCCGGCGGAAATGATCATAAAAAAGTAAAAGAGACAAGAAAAAAAATTGAGCAGATTATGGGAGGCAATGATGCGGATTATAATCGGAACCAGGGAGAGCCTTCTGGCACTGATACAAAGTGA
- the hemA gene encoding glutamyl-tRNA reductase: MSVHMVGIDYHLADVDIRAVFSFTKKNAGEAMELLRKKPGIRGSVILSTCNRMELWVSVDDAYEGSLPDELCELKGVSRSEYSPYFVERSGRDAVMHLFRLTCGLESMILAEDQIITQVKDALSLARENYSTDNVLEVLFRKAVTAAKKVKTEVVFTHASATAVDRAIEMLRAERFDLMGKVCMVIGNGEMGKLAALALAGCGADVTVTVRQYRSGVVNIPVGCKRINYGERMKLLPSCDLVISATSSPNYTIRRELFTKDVVIDHPVYLIDLAVPRDIDPWVGGLEHITLYDIDTFKMNAQEANAGALIQAEKILDSEIEDFYSWYDCRDLIPRIQEVQTETVTDLNLRLQRIIRKLPLAEEEQRLLIENIDAAAGKVVGKMMYGLRDYLDGSKFRECLDGLEKLYDE, from the coding sequence ATGAGTGTGCATATGGTCGGAATTGACTATCATCTGGCGGATGTGGATATACGTGCAGTTTTTTCATTTACAAAAAAAAATGCCGGTGAGGCCATGGAACTGCTGCGTAAAAAGCCAGGCATCCGGGGAAGCGTTATCTTATCCACCTGTAACCGCATGGAATTGTGGGTAAGTGTGGATGATGCATATGAAGGCTCTCTGCCGGATGAATTATGTGAGTTAAAGGGGGTATCCCGGTCGGAATATTCGCCTTATTTTGTGGAACGAAGTGGAAGAGATGCCGTGATGCATCTGTTTCGTCTGACCTGTGGTCTGGAATCCATGATTCTGGCGGAAGATCAGATCATCACGCAGGTGAAGGATGCCTTATCCCTTGCAAGAGAGAACTACAGTACGGATAATGTACTTGAAGTTCTTTTTCGTAAAGCGGTAACAGCAGCTAAAAAGGTAAAAACAGAGGTTGTGTTCACGCATGCCAGTGCCACAGCCGTAGACCGTGCCATAGAGATGCTGCGTGCTGAAAGGTTTGACCTGATGGGAAAAGTCTGTATGGTGATAGGAAATGGAGAGATGGGTAAGCTGGCCGCATTGGCCCTGGCCGGATGCGGAGCAGATGTAACAGTTACCGTTCGTCAATACCGAAGCGGAGTGGTGAATATCCCGGTGGGATGCAAAAGAATTAATTATGGTGAACGGATGAAACTTCTTCCCAGCTGTGATTTAGTCATCAGTGCTACCTCCAGCCCCAACTATACCATTCGTCGTGAATTATTTACAAAAGACGTGGTGATAGACCATCCTGTTTATCTGATAGACCTGGCTGTGCCCAGGGATATTGACCCTTGGGTGGGCGGATTAGAGCATATCACTCTCTATGATATAGATACATTTAAAATGAACGCACAGGAAGCAAATGCAGGAGCGCTCATACAGGCGGAGAAAATATTAGATTCCGAAATTGAGGATTTCTACAGCTGGTATGACTGCCGGGATTTGATCCCCAGAATCCAGGAGGTTCAGACAGAAACCGTTACGGATTTGAATTTGAGACTTCAGCGTATTATCCGGAAACTGCCGCTGGCGGAAGAGGAACAGAGGCTTTTGATTGAGAACATCGATGCTGCAGCCGGCAAGGTGGTGGGAAAGATGATGTATGGACTCAGGGACTATCTGGATGGCTCCAAATTCAGAGAGTGTCTGGATGGACTGGAGAAACTGTATGATGAATAA
- a CDS encoding energy-coupling factor ABC transporter permease, with protein sequence MSKKQRKVVALSAALAISFGIIPAANAMHIMEGYLPPVYCIIWGIICLPFLAAGFFSIKNTLNANRKSLTILAMAGAFIFVISSLKIPSVTGSCSHMTGTGLGALLFGPASVSILGIIVLLFQAILLAHGGLTTLGANCFSMAIAGPFISFGIYKLCQKLKVNKLVAVFLAAAIGDLFTYCVTALQLALAHPSESGGVGASLVKFLAVFAPTQVPLAILEGIITVLIIIGLETYAKKELKAIGFMKEA encoded by the coding sequence ATGAGTAAGAAACAAAGAAAAGTAGTAGCACTGTCTGCTGCACTGGCAATCAGCTTCGGTATCATACCTGCCGCCAATGCCATGCACATCATGGAGGGGTATCTTCCTCCGGTTTATTGTATTATATGGGGTATCATCTGCCTTCCTTTTCTGGCAGCTGGATTTTTCTCCATCAAAAATACATTAAACGCCAATCGAAAATCACTGACGATCCTGGCCATGGCCGGAGCATTCATCTTCGTGATTTCTTCCCTTAAGATACCTTCCGTTACCGGCAGCTGTTCCCACATGACAGGTACGGGCCTTGGCGCATTATTGTTCGGTCCGGCTTCCGTCAGCATTTTAGGAATCATTGTACTGTTATTTCAGGCAATTCTTCTGGCACACGGCGGCCTTACCACACTGGGCGCTAACTGCTTCTCGATGGCAATTGCCGGACCCTTTATATCCTTTGGGATTTATAAATTATGTCAGAAACTAAAGGTGAACAAACTGGTAGCTGTCTTTCTGGCTGCCGCCATCGGAGATCTTTTTACATATTGCGTAACCGCTCTTCAGCTTGCACTGGCTCATCCCTCTGAGTCCGGCGGTGTCGGTGCTTCTTTGGTAAAATTCCTGGCTGTCTTTGCTCCTACACAGGTGCCGCTGGCTATTCTGGAAGGAATCATTACTGTACTGATTATCATCGGTCTGGAGACCTATGCAAAAAAAGAATTAAAAGCAATCGGCTTTATGAAGGAGGCTTAA
- a CDS encoding energy-coupling factor ABC transporter substrate-binding protein gives MKEKKRTGLVVFLLIAAICIALIPFFALRGAAFGGSDDAGSEVVAEVNKGYEPWFTPILETAIGGELPGEVESLFFCVQTGIGVGIMAYCMGRLVERKKLGKEDQDL, from the coding sequence ATGAAAGAAAAAAAACGTACAGGTCTTGTGGTTTTTCTGTTAATTGCCGCGATATGTATCGCGCTGATTCCTTTCTTTGCTCTTCGAGGTGCTGCGTTTGGCGGATCTGATGATGCCGGAAGTGAGGTGGTCGCCGAGGTCAATAAGGGATATGAACCCTGGTTCACGCCAATACTGGAAACTGCCATAGGCGGTGAACTTCCCGGAGAAGTAGAAAGTTTGTTTTTCTGCGTTCAGACAGGAATTGGCGTAGGAATTATGGCTTACTGTATGGGGCGCCTGGTTGAGCGCAAAAAACTGGGTAAAGAGGATCAGGATCTGTAA